From Sporosarcina sp. Te-1, the proteins below share one genomic window:
- a CDS encoding GbsR/MarR family transcriptional regulator — MEGKEALDKARERIIETIAQNIHLYGLTSSTGRQFGTMFFHDEPMTLDEMTEELGMSKTSMSTSVRALSDLKLVERAWKRGVRKDLYQVKDDWYQSFIDLFSIKWRRSISLHATAIKKSLGELERLVEDPTSSEEVKELARHDVSKLEYIRDYFEWLDRLVDAFEHHEIFDLVPLTKDLKEK, encoded by the coding sequence ATGGAAGGCAAAGAAGCACTCGACAAAGCACGTGAGCGAATTATTGAGACCATTGCGCAGAATATACACTTATACGGCTTGACCTCTTCAACAGGGCGTCAATTCGGCACGATGTTCTTTCATGATGAACCGATGACACTCGATGAAATGACGGAAGAGCTCGGCATGAGCAAAACGAGCATGAGTACATCTGTCCGGGCTTTGTCTGATTTGAAGTTGGTGGAACGCGCTTGGAAGCGGGGCGTGCGGAAGGATTTGTATCAAGTGAAAGACGATTGGTATCAAAGTTTTATCGATTTATTCTCCATCAAATGGCGAAGATCGATCTCCTTGCATGCGACCGCCATCAAAAAATCATTGGGTGAGTTGGAACGTCTGGTGGAGGATCCGACTTCGAGTGAGGAAGTAAAAGAACTTGCTCGGCATGACGTATCCAAACTTGAGTATATTCGGGATTACTTCGAATGGCTCGACCGGCTCGTCGATGCGTTCGAACATCATGAAATCTTTGATCTAGTTCCTCTTACAAAAGATCTGAAAGAAAAATAA
- a CDS encoding glycine betaine/L-proline ABC transporter ATP-binding protein, which translates to MEEMEMKKKIEVRNVSKIFGKNSKRAAQLLNEGKSKAEILKQTGTTVGVKSATFDVYDGEIFVIMGLSGSGKSTLVRMFNRLIEPTAGAIQIDGEDIVRMNKEQLRNVRRKKIGMVFQNFALFPHKTILENTEYGLEIQGVAKTDCQMKAKESLRLVGLAGYEDQYPNQLSGGMQQRVGLARALANDPDVLLMDEAFSALDPLIRKDMQDELLQLHHDMGKTIIFITHDLDEALRIGDRIALMKDGDIVQIGSPEEILMSPSNEYVEKFVEDVDLSKVLTAGHIMKKADTVQVDRGPRVALRLMKQLRISSIYVVDKGNRLLGAVTAQDTVAASESGASLDEVLIKDVPTTSADTVLTELFDTVSTTPIPMAVVDEQNHLEGIIIRGALIGALAGDGQFINESRTVEEDMEPAGMGVASNE; encoded by the coding sequence ATGGAAGAAATGGAAATGAAGAAGAAAATAGAAGTGAGGAATGTATCTAAGATATTCGGCAAGAACAGTAAACGTGCCGCTCAACTTCTGAATGAAGGGAAATCCAAAGCGGAAATCCTGAAGCAGACAGGAACGACAGTCGGCGTAAAAAGCGCGACGTTCGATGTGTATGACGGCGAAATTTTCGTCATCATGGGATTATCGGGCAGTGGGAAGTCCACACTTGTTCGGATGTTTAATCGTCTCATTGAACCAACAGCCGGCGCCATCCAGATCGATGGAGAAGATATCGTAAGGATGAATAAAGAGCAATTACGCAACGTCAGGCGGAAAAAAATCGGAATGGTGTTTCAGAACTTTGCACTCTTTCCGCATAAAACCATTTTGGAAAACACCGAGTATGGCTTGGAAATCCAAGGCGTGGCAAAGACAGATTGCCAGATGAAAGCAAAAGAATCCCTTCGACTGGTGGGATTGGCGGGTTATGAAGACCAATATCCGAATCAATTGAGCGGGGGCATGCAGCAGCGGGTCGGTTTGGCCAGGGCTCTGGCAAACGATCCAGATGTTCTTCTTATGGATGAGGCGTTCAGCGCGCTGGACCCATTAATCCGGAAAGATATGCAGGACGAATTATTGCAATTGCATCATGATATGGGCAAGACCATCATCTTCATCACGCATGATCTGGATGAAGCACTCCGGATCGGGGATCGAATTGCCTTGATGAAGGACGGGGATATCGTTCAAATTGGTTCGCCGGAAGAGATTTTGATGAGTCCTTCCAATGAATACGTTGAAAAATTTGTTGAAGATGTCGATCTTTCCAAAGTATTGACGGCGGGCCATATCATGAAGAAGGCGGATACCGTACAAGTTGACCGAGGACCAAGGGTTGCATTGCGTCTAATGAAGCAGCTTCGGATTTCTTCTATCTATGTCGTTGATAAAGGAAATCGGCTGCTTGGGGCTGTTACCGCCCAAGATACTGTGGCAGCTTCTGAATCCGGCGCTTCGTTGGATGAAGTGTTGATTAAGGATGTGCCAACAACGTCTGCGGATACGGTCTTGACGGAGCTGTTTGATACGGTTTCGACAACGCCTATTCCTATGGCGGTGGTCGATGAACAGAATCACTTGGAAGGTATCATCATCCGGGGCGCGTTGATTGGTGCATTGGCTGGAGATGGCCAGTTCATCAATGAAAGCCGGACAGTGGAAGAAGACATGGAACCAGCGGGAATGGGGGTGGCCAGCAATGAATAA
- a CDS encoding proline/glycine betaine ABC transporter permease: MNNLLPRLPFADWIDTGIDWLVTQFGSVFDGLSGFLKGTVEGAVDLMAWVPSIVLAVLFALIAWFLSSRRIAIFSLLGLLFIDYLGYWHPMLQMLALVITSVVIALIIGIPLGIWGSQQPTVKKIINPILDLMQTMPAFVYLLPAIFFFNIGVVPGVVASVIFSMPPTIRLTMLGIEQVPKDLIEATEAFGSTTWQRLVKVQIPLAKPTIMAGVNQSIMLSLSMVVIASMVGAPGLGEEVYRAVTQLKTGVGFETGLSIVIVAIILDRITQHAGKKKQGGTLS, from the coding sequence ATGAATAATTTACTTCCCCGGTTACCGTTTGCCGACTGGATCGATACAGGCATTGATTGGCTAGTTACCCAATTTGGTTCGGTGTTCGATGGCCTCTCCGGATTTTTGAAAGGGACAGTCGAAGGTGCGGTCGATCTTATGGCATGGGTACCCTCCATTGTGCTGGCAGTGCTGTTCGCGCTGATTGCTTGGTTCCTTTCATCGCGGCGCATTGCGATTTTCTCGTTGCTTGGTCTGTTATTCATTGACTATCTCGGTTATTGGCATCCGATGCTTCAGATGTTGGCACTCGTCATCACATCCGTTGTCATTGCGCTCATTATTGGTATCCCGTTAGGCATTTGGGGTTCCCAGCAGCCGACAGTGAAGAAAATTATCAATCCAATTTTGGATTTGATGCAGACGATGCCGGCATTTGTTTATTTGCTGCCAGCCATCTTCTTCTTCAATATCGGTGTTGTGCCGGGCGTGGTAGCATCCGTCATCTTTTCCATGCCGCCGACAATTCGGTTGACCATGCTCGGCATTGAGCAGGTGCCAAAGGATTTGATCGAAGCGACAGAAGCATTTGGCTCCACGACATGGCAACGGCTGGTCAAAGTGCAGATTCCGCTGGCGAAGCCCACAATCATGGCAGGGGTCAACCAAAGCATTATGCTTTCACTTTCCATGGTGGTGATCGCTTCCATGGTTGGCGCACCGGGACTTGGAGAAGAGGTTTATCGCGCAGTGACGCAATTAAAAACGGGCGTCGGTTTTGAAACCGGCTTATCGATCGTCATCGTAGCGATCATTCTCGACCGGATTACACAACATGCAGGAAAGAAAAAACAAGGGGGAACGTTATCATGA
- a CDS encoding glycine betaine ABC transporter substrate-binding protein, whose translation MTKKFLGLGAAALLALGLAACGNEDDNKGKKEETNGGSATSVGESVDYKITGIDPGAGIMEATDKALEEYDLDKWTVTTGSGAAMTAALKKAYDKEEPIIVTGWTPHWKFAKFDLKYLEDPKGVYGGEEQIHTIARKGLKEDLPEAYEILSNFHWTEDDMGSVMVAIQDGTKEADAARDWVDANADKISEWTEGVDPVDGDKINLAYVAWDSEIASHNVMKLVLEDMGYNVTLTQVEAGPLWTAIADGSADATLAAWLPVTHKTYADKFEGKFDDLGISMEGVKIGLVVPAYMDIDSIEDLKE comes from the coding sequence ATGACAAAGAAATTTTTAGGACTTGGAGCAGCAGCTCTACTCGCGCTCGGTCTCGCCGCTTGTGGCAATGAAGACGATAATAAAGGCAAGAAAGAGGAAACAAATGGAGGCTCCGCCACATCGGTAGGAGAATCTGTGGATTACAAAATTACCGGAATCGACCCGGGTGCCGGAATTATGGAAGCGACAGACAAAGCGCTTGAGGAGTATGACCTTGACAAATGGACTGTTACCACGGGTTCCGGCGCGGCCATGACGGCTGCATTGAAAAAAGCGTATGACAAAGAAGAGCCGATCATCGTGACTGGTTGGACACCCCATTGGAAATTTGCCAAGTTTGATTTGAAATACTTGGAAGATCCAAAAGGCGTGTATGGTGGTGAAGAACAGATCCATACCATTGCTAGAAAAGGACTGAAGGAAGACTTGCCTGAAGCCTATGAAATCCTCTCGAACTTCCATTGGACAGAGGACGACATGGGATCAGTCATGGTGGCAATCCAGGATGGAACCAAAGAGGCAGACGCTGCCCGCGACTGGGTGGATGCCAATGCGGATAAGATTTCCGAGTGGACGGAGGGTGTAGATCCAGTCGACGGTGACAAAATCAATCTTGCCTACGTTGCTTGGGACAGCGAAATCGCCAGCCATAACGTCATGAAACTTGTTTTGGAAGACATGGGATATAATGTTACATTGACGCAAGTCGAAGCCGGTCCATTATGGACGGCCATTGCAGATGGAAGTGCCGACGCAACCTTAGCTGCATGGCTTCCAGTTACTCATAAAACATATGCGGATAAATTCGAAGGGAAATTCGACGATCTCGGAATTAGCATGGAAGGGGTCAAAATTGGCCTCGTTGTGCCAGCCTATATGGACATCGATTCCATTGAAGACTTAAAAGAATAA
- a CDS encoding alpha/beta fold hydrolase, with product MSSRERNHVTVLGNGEKTIVFAHGFGCDQTVWRRIVPAFENDYRIVLFDYTGSGSSDKTLYSKERYSSLDGYALDVMDIAEELNLAHVIFVGHSVSSMIGAIASIERPDLMDQLIMIGPSPRYLNDGAYHGGFEREDINELLDMMELNYKEWAKYLAPVVMKNEERPELTSNFEKTLCENDPIIARRFAEVTFTSDVRDRLDDVVVPTLIMQTREDAISPIEVGEYVHSHIKGSEFVLMDAKGHNPHISDPEETIQVLRDYLTGDNH from the coding sequence TTGAGCAGCAGGGAAAGGAATCATGTAACGGTTTTAGGAAACGGAGAAAAAACGATCGTCTTCGCTCACGGTTTTGGCTGCGACCAGACGGTGTGGCGACGGATCGTGCCAGCATTTGAGAACGACTATCGTATCGTTCTATTCGATTACACTGGTTCGGGCAGCAGTGATAAGACGTTGTATTCCAAGGAGCGGTACAGTTCCTTGGACGGTTATGCGCTGGATGTGATGGACATTGCGGAGGAATTGAATTTGGCCCATGTTATTTTCGTTGGACATTCCGTTTCCAGCATGATTGGGGCTATCGCCTCTATCGAACGTCCCGACCTGATGGACCAGTTGATCATGATTGGGCCATCCCCGCGTTACTTGAACGACGGGGCATACCATGGAGGTTTTGAAAGAGAAGATATCAACGAGTTGCTTGACATGATGGAACTGAATTATAAGGAATGGGCGAAATATTTGGCGCCGGTCGTGATGAAAAATGAAGAACGACCAGAGCTCACATCTAATTTTGAAAAGACCTTATGTGAAAACGATCCAATCATTGCGAGGCGCTTTGCGGAAGTGACGTTTACTTCAGATGTGAGAGACCGGCTGGACGATGTGGTAGTTCCGACCTTAATTATGCAGACACGTGAAGACGCCATTTCTCCGATTGAGGTTGGAGAATATGTGCATTCACATATTAAAGGAAGCGAGTTTGTGTTAATGGATGCGAAAGGCCATAATCCGCACATCAGCGATCCAGAGGAGACCATTCAAGTGCTCCGTGATTATCTTACTGGAGACAACCATTAA
- a CDS encoding sensor domain-containing diguanylate cyclase, which yields MDAQLNFAPCGYLVLTEDWHILDINQTLKEMLGIDNAPENMRDILTVPSKVYFQTYFVPVIHIHGRVEELYLTLKGKQGPLPVLMSARERNSRYECVLMQMSIRDEYENELLVAKRNAEQIQQETDKAYNTLLGLMNEVQEKQQELMDLNHRLQTMATTDPLTGLYNRRVFQERLAEQIEKAAEKHTVFSVLLFDIDYFKTVNDTYGHNVGDEVLKELAEKIKGQIPVQSTTARIGGEEFAIIQLEADQASSSAFAEKLRQHIATSIWRSKAITISIGIATYQEGDTAESMYIRADSALYTSKRSGRNRVARDTRQSMPR from the coding sequence ATGGATGCACAGTTGAACTTTGCGCCGTGCGGCTATTTAGTCCTAACGGAGGACTGGCATATCCTTGACATAAATCAAACACTGAAAGAGATGTTGGGCATCGACAATGCGCCGGAAAACATGCGGGATATACTGACGGTTCCTTCAAAGGTCTATTTCCAGACGTATTTTGTACCGGTCATCCATATTCATGGTAGGGTGGAGGAACTCTATTTGACGTTAAAAGGGAAGCAGGGGCCGCTTCCGGTCTTAATGAGTGCACGCGAACGGAACAGCCGGTATGAATGCGTCCTCATGCAGATGAGTATTCGAGATGAATATGAAAATGAATTGCTTGTGGCAAAGCGAAACGCCGAACAAATTCAGCAAGAAACCGACAAGGCATATAACACCCTGCTAGGCTTGATGAATGAGGTACAGGAGAAACAGCAGGAATTGATGGATCTGAATCATCGCCTGCAAACAATGGCGACGACCGATCCGTTAACCGGTTTGTACAATCGACGAGTTTTTCAAGAACGGCTGGCAGAACAAATCGAAAAGGCGGCTGAAAAACACACTGTCTTTTCGGTACTGCTTTTTGATATAGACTATTTTAAGACGGTGAACGATACGTACGGCCATAATGTCGGCGATGAGGTATTGAAAGAACTGGCCGAAAAAATCAAGGGACAAATACCTGTCCAATCTACAACCGCCCGGATTGGCGGAGAAGAGTTCGCCATCATTCAACTAGAAGCAGACCAGGCCTCATCCTCCGCTTTCGCAGAGAAACTGAGACAACATATTGCAACCTCCATTTGGCGCAGCAAAGCTATTACTATCAGTATCGGCATTGCCACCTACCAGGAGGGTGATACTGCGGAAAGTATGTATATCCGGGCCGACAGCGCATTGTATACCTCTAAACGTTCTGGACGGAACCGCGTAGCAAGAGATACTAGACAGTCCATGCCGCGCTAA
- a CDS encoding general stress protein produces MEDKTFIGLYDNLNELSSEINELEHKGIDPARIYVIAKEESAVSVLRHRTSEEIKSEPSSWFDRFIGFLSGEDPVETMLVEAGFDSAEAKRYYQEVENGKYVLYIDGTLERTVYEVYADKRNNERKKQVNATEEENTGNLLKRDNMENQRPFGRAGGEVLFDHTRFEGDHDTGRDASTRGYPQSEREKELIRDYYEHNAEEDHPTENRIDIVPTVFQESQMDRQDALAEETETADSNLYVTNGEPDKKPIVIDLRNIPRKDQEGEQ; encoded by the coding sequence ATGGAGGATAAAACGTTTATTGGGCTATACGACAATTTGAATGAATTGTCTTCAGAAATCAATGAATTGGAACATAAAGGGATTGACCCGGCGCGCATATACGTTATCGCAAAAGAAGAGTCCGCTGTTTCAGTATTGCGGCACCGTACATCCGAGGAAATCAAGTCAGAGCCGTCGTCTTGGTTCGATCGGTTTATCGGTTTCCTATCGGGTGAGGACCCCGTTGAAACGATGCTCGTGGAAGCGGGATTTGATTCTGCGGAAGCAAAACGATATTACCAAGAAGTCGAGAATGGCAAGTATGTGTTATATATCGATGGAACACTTGAAAGAACGGTTTATGAAGTGTATGCGGATAAACGCAATAACGAAAGAAAGAAACAAGTGAATGCAACCGAGGAAGAGAACACTGGCAATTTGCTGAAGCGAGATAACATGGAAAATCAGAGGCCATTTGGCCGTGCCGGTGGTGAAGTGTTGTTTGATCATACCCGATTTGAAGGGGATCACGATACAGGACGTGACGCTTCGACCCGCGGCTATCCGCAGAGTGAACGGGAGAAGGAATTGATTCGGGATTACTATGAACACAACGCAGAGGAAGACCATCCAACTGAAAATCGGATAGACATCGTGCCGACCGTGTTCCAAGAAAGCCAAATGGACCGCCAAGATGCCCTGGCCGAGGAGACGGAGACAGCAGATTCAAACTTGTACGTAACAAATGGAGAGCCGGATAAGAAACCAATTGTTATCGATTTGCGCAATATCCCGCGAAAAGACCAGGAGGGTGAGCAATAA